The DNA segment TGAAGATAAATATGAAGAATATGAAAAAAATGAAAAGATAATTAAAGAAATTGTCGATGCAAAGGAATTATGGAAAAAGATATTGTTAAATTATTTTGAAACAGGTTTGCCATTTTTATGTTTTAAGGATAGTGCAAATAAAACAAATCCAAATTCACATTCAGGAATTATAAGAAGTTCTAATCTTTGTACAGAAATTTTTCAAAATACAAACCCAAATTATTATCAAATTCAAGTGACATACGAAGATGGTAATGTTGAAAAATTTGATGAGAATGATGAGATTGTAATAGATGGAGGATACAAAAAACCTGCAAAGAAAATATCTACTCTTGATAGTATAAACGGAAAAAAAGTCTATATAGTAGAAAAATTTAATAATGAAGGCAAAACAGCAGTTTGTAATTTAGCTAGTATAAATTTAAGTAAAATTAACACTAAAGAAGATATTCAGAGGGTTGTGCCAGTAGCTATTAGAATGCTTGATAATGTAATTGATTTAAATTTTTATCCGCATGCTAAAGTAAAAAATACGAATCTAAAATCTCGTGCTATAGGTCTTGGAGTAATGGGTGAAGCACAAATGTTAGCTGAAGAGCAAATTTATTGGGGTTCTAATGAGCATTTTGAAAGAATTGATCGTATAATGGAAATGATTAGTTACGAAGCAATCTTGGCAAGTTCAAATTTAGCACTAGAAAAAGGAAAATATCCTGATTTTGAGGGTTCTAATTGGAGTAAAGGGATAGTACCTATAGATGTTGCTAATGAAAATGCTAAAAAATTGACTATTAGCGATGGTCTTTTCTCTCATAGTGAGTGTGATTGGGAAAAGTTAAGAGAAAAGCTAAGAAGAGATGGTATTCGAAATGGCTATTTAATGGCTATAGCGCCCACTTCTTCGATTTCAATTTTAGTAGGAACAACTCAAACAATAGAACCTGTTTATAAAAGAAAATGGTTTGAGCAAAATTTAAGTGGTATGATACCAACTGTGGTACCAAATTTAAATCTTGATACTTGGAAATATTACATTCCTGCTTACGAGCTTGATCAAAAGATTTTAGTCAAAGCAGCAGCTATCCGTGGAAAGTGGTTAGATCAAGGACAATCATTAAATATTTTTGTTTCGCTAGATAAAGCAAGTGGTGGATATCTAAATGAAATTTATCAATTGGCTTGGGAGCTTGGAGTA comes from the Campylobacter insulaenigrae NCTC 12927 genome and includes:
- a CDS encoding aerobic ribonucleoside-diphosphate reductase Ia, B1 protein subunit NrdA, producing MKVLKRNGRTEELDVSKIKKYTTDAVADLDNVSQSELEVDAKIQFRDGISTEEIQQTLIKTAVDKIDIDRPNWTFVAARLFLYDLYKKVSGYSGYKHLRDYLEKGEKEGRILLGLKEKYDLDDLNSYIDPSRDLQFTYLGIKTLYDRYLIKDSKGMPIELPQHMFMAIAMFLAQNELDSQTWAKKFYDLISKFEVMCATPTLSNARTTRHQLSSCYIGSTPDNIEGIFDSYQEMALLSKFGGGIGWDWSKVRAMGGSIDGHKNAAGGIIPFLKITNDIAVAVDQLGTRKGAIAVYIEPWHMDVNDFLDLRKNSGEERRRAHELFPALWINDLFMKRVRANDKWTLFDPADTADLCDLYGKEFEDKYEEYEKNEKIIKEIVDAKELWKKILLNYFETGLPFLCFKDSANKTNPNSHSGIIRSSNLCTEIFQNTNPNYYQIQVTYEDGNVEKFDENDEIVIDGGYKKPAKKISTLDSINGKKVYIVEKFNNEGKTAVCNLASINLSKINTKEDIQRVVPVAIRMLDNVIDLNFYPHAKVKNTNLKSRAIGLGVMGEAQMLAEEQIYWGSNEHFERIDRIMEMISYEAILASSNLALEKGKYPDFEGSNWSKGIVPIDVANENAKKLTISDGLFSHSECDWEKLREKLRRDGIRNGYLMAIAPTSSISILVGTTQTIEPVYKRKWFEQNLSGMIPTVVPNLNLDTWKYYIPAYELDQKILVKAAAIRGKWLDQGQSLNIFVSLDKASGGYLNEIYQLAWELGVKSTYYLRSESPDSEKVNVADRSIECEGCQ